In Cryptomeria japonica chromosome 10, Sugi_1.0, whole genome shotgun sequence, a genomic segment contains:
- the LOC131859521 gene encoding uncharacterized protein LOC131859521 isoform X1 — protein sequence MDSMQEKSDGQQHPFGTFCYAMAGILIPCTAVLVCLGFLGITTAMNANGLFLNVFGLGAIVASFIVAVLLVITTARGTDRTIFLTFLNSTILSLSGFLAAFYTVQPSSYIISLGFVISLACMAFDWFEIWSR from the exons ATGGATTCCATGCAG GAGAAATCTGATGGACAACAGCACCCTTTTGGTACGTTTTGCTATGCGATGGCCGGCATTTTAATTCCATGCACGGCCGTTTTGGTATGTCTTGGATTTCTTGGCATAACCACCGCCATGAATGCTAATGGTCTTTTTCTCAATGTATTTGGATTGGGTGCTATTGTTGCATCTTTTATCGTCGCAGTATTACTCGTGATAACTACGGCTCGGGGAACGGATCGTACAATTTTCCTCACCTTTTTGAATTCAACGATACTTTCCTTGTCGGGTTTCCTTGCAGCTTTTTACACTGTGCAGCCGTCATCGTATATTATCAGTCTTGGTTTTGTTATAAGTTTAGCATGCATGGCTTTTGATTGGTTTGAAATATGGTCTCGCTGA
- the LOC131859521 gene encoding uncharacterized protein LOC131859521 isoform X2: MDSMQEKSDGQQHPFVLLVITTARGTDRTIFLTFLNSTILSLSGFLAAFYTVQPSSYIISLGFVISLACMAFDWFEIWSR, encoded by the exons ATGGATTCCATGCAG GAGAAATCTGATGGACAACAGCACCCTTTTG TATTACTCGTGATAACTACGGCTCGGGGAACGGATCGTACAATTTTCCTCACCTTTTTGAATTCAACGATACTTTCCTTGTCGGGTTTCCTTGCAGCTTTTTACACTGTGCAGCCGTCATCGTATATTATCAGTCTTGGTTTTGTTATAAGTTTAGCATGCATGGCTTTTGATTGGTTTGAAATATGGTCTCGCTGA